Within the Gossypium raimondii isolate GPD5lz chromosome 12, ASM2569854v1, whole genome shotgun sequence genome, the region CTCTTAAGGGccaatttctcatgttttatGGGTAATTCTTGAATGGTTTCAACCTTAACTGAGCTCTAAAATCATTGAAATTTGATTGGTTAATTAGCAGTTTATACAGTACAAGTCTAACAACTTCCAAATTATCCTGTGGGTTTGCTTCAATTAGAAGTGCAAGCTCATGGTAAGCAACTAAGCATGAGCTTTTCTGATCATTGACTTTTGAAGTCATTTTGAGAGGTTCCTTGGAAGCAAGAGAGGATCTGGTTTGGTCACAAAATGTCAAGCTCCAAGATATGGAGGGTCCCATATCAGATTAAAAATGCaccaattgttttttttatctcCACGATTTTGCTCCTATAAAAAGGGTCTTGTTCTACCCAATCagcaaaagaaacaacaaatagTTGTTGAATCTTACTATGTATTGGTAGCTCACTCTCCCCACAAGAGCTTCcagcacatatatatatttgtttgtgtGTGTGTGCGCGCGCTTTAGATGCTACTAGTAAGTAACAGTCTTGTGCATGCATTTTGGCTTGGAAATCATTGCTCACTCTCCCTCAAGGGCTTCTGAATTTGCCTGTGTTTAAGGGCTTAAACTGAAGCGCTGGAGGGGAGAGTGGATAATGTTCACCATTCTTTCTGGCTACATATTTTGGCAAGTCAGTCATGTCCATATGAGGTAagtaatctttttctttctttcatgaAGTAGCAATACAAGTTCCATATTGCAGGCTTGAAGCTGGGCTTTTTGCAATATTGTATACACATGGCTTGTATTTTTGGAATGCTTACAATGGTTTCTACAACAAATTCACTTAAAAAACCTTACTTATGTGACATTAAAACAGATGCATGGAGTCATTGACATCTAAAACGTGTCCTAATTTTACGTTTTAGGAAAAAAGAAGCAAATTTCATTCTCGAAGCATATTAAAAATAAGGACAAAGGGTAAGTTCCATGGATCATATAGAGTTAGATGAACAAAATTGGTGCAAGTTAGATGCCCAGTGCTCAGTAGTGATTGATGATTGTCCGTATAGCTAGAGGCCAGTGGCATGTGAGTTTCAGAACTCATGTATAGTGGCtcaaaatgttccccatcttTCCAAAATCATACGCTCCCATTAATGAGCTTTGCTTGAGTTATTATTGTTCAAGCAGAAAATGGCAGTCTTagttgaagaaaatgaaatagggATAATGTATCATATCAAAAACATGTTGCATGTGACTATGACCCCACAAGGTCGGGCACATTTGTTGAAAACTAGAACCATTTCAAGTATGTATGCAATGCTTCCTTCATAACCTTAACTAGATAAACTTGGCTTGTGAATGGGAGATAAGTGAATTATTTGGAATCACATGTCCCATCCTGTGTGGGGACATGAGTTTTTATGGACTTTGGCATTCTGCTTGTTGAATATCATAATGAAATTGGTCCCCCCCCCCCACCCCCGGTCTAGCTCATAGTTCCCAAACATTACTTTCAACACAGTTATCTATCCcttctttttagtttttgattGGTGACTTTTTAATTGCTTTcaaaattcttcatttttcttggaCGGTGCATTCAAGAGTCTGAGCTTTGAAAAGCTATCAAAACTTCACAAATCATATGCAAGAAGATCAATTTATCCACTTCTTATAAACTTAATCAGATGCATTAAACGACTAAATTGCTTCGATTTAGAGCTGCAATATGCAATATTTCAAGTCCTGAATGATTATTAAGAGAGAGAGAAACAGACTGAAAACCCACATCTACAAGAAGCTCTTGAAAGTTGAAACCTATTTTCTCTTCCGTTCTGCAAACATTCAAGCTTTAGCAGCACTAAGCAAGCTCTTGATTCTTCTCCACAACTCTTACCCCATTGGCAGATCTCAGCACATTGGCCTGACCATTTCATTAAACAGCCTTtaaagggaagaagaaaaaaataatggaaaagagAGTTAACTTGAAAGAGAATCAGCCACGCTAAACAAAACTGCAGGAATGGGCATTATAAGAACACCTGAGCCTCAGTGATTTCGACTGCAAAACCATCAACAATGACCAAAGATAAGGTCTTCCTGTAGGTACCAGGTTGAAGGGTGCTTGCCAACAGCTCATCGTGCTTCCTACTCAGATACAAATCAAGCTCATACGCCCCTTTCTTAGTTCTACGACACACCTCccaaaagaaaaggggaaatgAATGAGAACAAGCCATATATGTGATAACACTAACATGAGAACCAACATAAGGAGTTAGGATATTGGGATTAAAGAACTGACCGATCAGCGTGAAGACGGTGGTATTCAGGATCATAATTCATGAAAACAAAGTATGACTCAGTTTTTGTGCTTCCCATTTCCCACTCTTAAAAGTATTCCTTTTTTGCCTTTTTCGTTCTTCAAGTTTGAGTTGGTCAGTTTGCATTTTCA harbors:
- the LOC105765296 gene encoding uncharacterized protein LOC105765296 isoform X2, giving the protein MGSTKTESYFVFMNYDPEYHRLHADRTKKGAYELDLYLSRKHDELLASTLQPGTYRKTLSLVIVDGFAVEITEAQAV
- the LOC105765296 gene encoding subtilisin-like protease SBT2.5 isoform X1, with the protein product MGSTKTESYFVFMNYDPEYHRLHADRTKKGAYELDLYLSRKHDELLASTLQPGTYRKTLSLVIVDGFAVEITEAQANVLRSANGVRVVEKNQELA